From Pseudoalteromonas rubra, one genomic window encodes:
- the trmD gene encoding tRNA (guanosine(37)-N1)-methyltransferase TrmD: MSEQQKLWVGVISLFPEMFDAVTQQGVTGRAVKNGLIDFHCWNPRDYALDKHRTVDDRPYGGGPGMLMMVEPLKQAILDAKQAAGEGAKVIYMSPQGRKLDQQGAAELAQSEKLILVAGRYEGIDERIIESYVDEEWSIGDFILSGGELPAMTLIDAVARLVPGVLGHNQSAEQDSFSDGLLDCPHYTRPETLDGKQVPAVLLSGNHQAIAEWRLKQSLGRTWLRRPDLLRNLALTEEQVRLLAEFQQEHEACG, translated from the coding sequence ATGAGTGAACAGCAAAAACTATGGGTTGGGGTGATTTCGCTCTTTCCTGAAATGTTTGACGCGGTAACTCAGCAAGGTGTAACCGGTCGGGCCGTAAAAAACGGGCTGATCGACTTTCACTGCTGGAACCCGAGAGACTATGCGCTAGATAAACACAGAACCGTTGATGATCGGCCTTATGGTGGTGGTCCGGGGATGTTGATGATGGTCGAGCCTCTCAAGCAAGCTATCCTTGACGCCAAACAGGCGGCAGGTGAGGGCGCTAAAGTAATTTATATGTCTCCACAAGGGCGGAAGTTAGATCAACAAGGTGCGGCCGAACTGGCTCAATCCGAAAAGTTGATTTTAGTCGCTGGTCGCTACGAAGGTATAGACGAGCGGATCATCGAGTCGTATGTCGACGAAGAATGGTCCATCGGGGATTTTATTTTAAGTGGGGGTGAACTGCCTGCCATGACATTGATCGACGCAGTCGCTCGATTGGTGCCTGGTGTGCTGGGACACAACCAGTCTGCTGAACAAGATTCGTTTTCAGACGGCTTATTAGATTGTCCACACTATACTCGGCCAGAAACGTTGGATGGAAAACAGGTGCCTGCTGTATTACTCAGTGGAAACCACCAAGCGATAGCCGAGTGGCGCTTAAAGCAGTCACTGGGTAGAACTTGGTTACGCCGTCCAGACTTGTTGCGTAACCTAGCTCTGACTGAGGAGCAAGTACGTTTGCTTGCTGAATTTCAGCAAGAACATGAAGCTTGTGGCTAG
- the rplS gene encoding 50S ribosomal protein L19: protein MAKVNQNIIKALEEEQLKKDVPAFGAGDTVVVQVRVKEGDKERLQAFEGVVIAKRNRGLHSAFTVRKISNGEGVERVFQTHSPLISSIAVKRRGAVRRAKLYYLRERSGKSARIKEKLN from the coding sequence ATGGCAAAAGTAAACCAAAATATTATTAAAGCGCTTGAAGAAGAGCAGCTTAAAAAAGACGTACCTGCGTTCGGCGCTGGTGACACAGTTGTTGTTCAGGTTCGCGTTAAAGAAGGTGACAAAGAGCGTCTACAGGCCTTTGAAGGTGTTGTAATCGCTAAGCGTAATCGTGGTCTTCACTCTGCATTCACAGTTCGTAAAATCTCGAACGGTGAAGGTGTAGAGCGTGTATTCCAAACGCACAGCCCTCTTATCAGCAGCATTGCAGTGAAGCGTCGTGGTGCAGTTCGCCGCGCGAAACTTTACTATCTGCGTGAGCGTTCTGGTAAGTCTGCACGTATTAAAGAAAAACTTAATTAA